The Paenibacillus mucilaginosus 3016 genome includes the window TAAGCTGTCCGTTCACCAGCTTGTAGCTTCCCGGCACTTCATTGAATACGTTCTCGACCCAACCGAGAGAGCCCATGTTGTCGGAGGCCACTTCCCCGACCAGCCCGATGGTATCGGCTTTTCCATTGCCGTCAGGGTCCTTGTGGGTAAAGGCCTGCAGCACTTGGTACAGATCATCCATCGTCTCCGGTACGGGAAGTCCCAGGTTATCGAGCCAATCCTTGCGCACATGGGCTCCCCAAGATCCTTCGAGAGGCCGGGGGCGCGGAATTCCATAGTTTTTGCCTTGAATCTTTGCGTTATCCCAGATCGCCTGGGGCAGAGCACTAAAGTTTTTGTAGTCCTTGATATAAGGAGTAAGATCCCAAAACGCACCGGAAGCAGCCATCTGCACCACTTGGGAATCAAATACATTGCTCACATAGGTAAGCTCCGGGATATCGCCGGAAGCCAGCATCACCTTGGTTTTCTCCGTAAGGGTGTTGAATGGCACCCAGGTAATATTCAGCTTGGTATTCGTTTTCTTCATGATTTCCTGGAAGATGGGGTTCGCAGGATCGACCGCCTGTGCCCCCTGCTGATTGGTGAAGATGGAGATTTCCGTAGGCGCTCCGGATGCGTCGGCGGCAGCCCCATTGTCGGGGTTGCCTTCACTCCCGCTGCTGCAGGCGGCGAGCAGTGAGCTGAGTGCAAGCAGGGATGCGGCGGAGAGAGCAATCGTTTTTGTTTTCATCTGAGGTAACCTCCCGATTGTATTGTAGCATATAGAGGCAGGTGGAGGATCCGGCTAGCCTTTGATCGACCCCACCATGACGCCCTTGGCAAAATGCTTTTGCAGTAACGGATAAACCAGCAGGATGGGGCCGGTCGAGATCATGATGGCAGCCATTTTGAGGGTGTCGGTCGGAATCTGGATTTCGCCGGACAGCTGGTTGGCGAACTCTCCGGAGGAGGAGCTCGAGTTGTCGATGAGCAGCTGCTGCAGCACGATCTGCAGTGGACGAAGGTCCGGTTTGTTGATATAGAGCACGGCGAAGAAGAAGGTATTCCAGTAGGCTACCGCATAGAAGAGTCCGAAGGCGGCGAGGGAAGGCAGAGACAGCGGCAGAATGATTCGCCAGAAGATGCCTATATCCGATGCCCCGTCAATCTTGGCGGCTTCTTCGAGCTCATCGGGGATGCTCTCGAAAAAGCCTTTCATTAAGATCACGTACCAGCCGCTGGTCAGCACCGGTAAGATCAGAGCCCAGATGCTGTTAATCAGGTGGAGTTCCCTCACCAGCAGGTACGGTGGAATGAGTCCCGGGTTAAACAGCGTGGTCATTAAAATCAGAATTAACAGAGTTCTGCGGCCCTGAAGGCGTTTGCGGGACAGTGCATAAGCGCCTCCGGCGGTTACGAGCAAGCTGAGTGCAGTGCCTGCGGTTGCCAGGAATGCGCTTACACCTGTTGCCTTAATAAACACATTATTCGAGAGCAGGTAGCGGTAGGAGGTCAGTGTCCACTGCTCGGGCAGCAGAACGAGACCTTTGCGCAAATATTCGACCGGCGAAGTGAACGAAACGACGAACACATAGTAGAACGGGAACAGCATGAGCAGGCCGATCAGCACCAGAGCTGCGATAATGGCACCGTCGAATAAGCGATCAGTTGTACTGCGGATCATAGGGTCTCCTCCTTACAGCGGGGCAGCATCAGTAGACGCCGTCCTCGCCGAATTTTTTGGCAAGTCGGTTGGTGATGACGACGAGAATTACTCCCACGATCGATTTGAACAGCCCTACAGCGGTACTATAGCTGAATTGAGCCTGTTGAATTCCGCTGCGGTAGACATAGGTGTCGAACACATCGGCTACATTGGATACAGCCCCGTTCATCATCAGATACACCTGCTCGAAGCCGACGTCCATCATGTGTCCTACACGCAGGATCAGCAGAATGATAATGACATTGCGGATGGCCGGCAGTGTTACGTGCCACATCTGGCGCAGTCTTCCGGCACCGTCGATACGAGCCGCTTCATACTGCTGCGGATCGACTGAAGTGATGGCGGCCAGGAAGATGACCGTGCCCCAACCCGCTTCCTTCCATATAGATTGGAAGGTGAGCAGGAGCCAGAATACGCTCTCATTGGTCAGAAAGTCGAATTTGGCGAATCCTGCTGCAGCCAGCAGCTTGTTGATGATGCCGTCGGAAGTGGAAAGCAGCAGATACGTAATGCCGGCGATGACCACCCAGGACAGGAAATGGGGCAGATAGATGATGGACTGAATGGTACGTTTGATCCATTCCCTGCGGGCCTCATTAAGCATGAGGGACAGCAGGATGGGAAGAGGGAAAAATAGGGCAAGGTTCAAAAAATTGATCGCCAGGGTGTTCCTCAGCAGCAGAATGAACGCTTCATTGGAGAAGAAACGGTAAAAGTGCTCCAGACCAACCCATTCGCTCTTCATGAAGCCAACAAAGGGAGTGTAGTTTTTGAAGGCAATCAGTACGCCCCACATCGGAACGTATTTGAAGATCAGAAAGTAGAGCAGCATGGGAGAGGCAATAAGATACAGGGCGCGGTCTCTGATCAGACCCCGGCCTATGGTTTTAAGTCTGCTCCTTTGATTCGTGTGTGGAGCCGCTGTTCTGTTTTGCTGTACTTGCAGATCCATTTCCATCCAGGCCACCTCGCTTATTCTTTAGATATTCTGAGCTTACGGTCCGGCTGTATTTCCTGCAATTGAACAATGATTCCACAGCCTTTTCCACCGGTTGTACTCTTCTCCCGAAGATATTTCCGGGGATTGCACATTCATTCCGGCCGTGAATTCCCTTTTGCCTTCCTGCCCGGGTATGTACTATGATGAGGAAGGAAAGCGATTACGCGGCGAAGGGTGAGGCGAATGTGGAAACAGAGGGATGGGCACAAAAGGTTTATTATCGCTGTCGTCAGTGCCTGTCTTCCGGCTGCGATCATTGGCATCCTCGTCTATGTGCTTGGTACGAGAAGTATCGAGGCAGAGGTTAACAAATCGCGTCAAAACCAGGTTGCTTATGCAACGGAGCGGATCGACAGCAATCTGACACATCTGGAATCTTCCATTGCACAGTGGTCCTTCAAGCTCTCCCTCGGCACCACCTTCGGACGGCTGGATTTGGGCAATGATTATAATGATGTTCAAACCCTCTATCAATCCCTTACCTGGGTAAAGGCGTCTGATCCACTAATTGAGGAGGTATCTCTGTACCTGGACCGGCAGGAAGTGCTCATCCGGGATACGACGGGGATTGTAAAGATTACCTCACCCGGCGAGCTCGCCTACTACAAGGAGCTGTCAGCCAGACAGAGGGACATTTACTGGGCGGAACGCTATACCCAAACAACGAATTCCGCTCCTTATATGCTCGTGCTCCGGCTGCCGGGAGGGCTCGTGCAGTCTGAAGCGGTGCTGCTGGTGGAAGTGAGCGCCAAGCAGATCGACCGGCTGATTGGGGAGCTCGAGTCCGGAGGGACCGGGGCAGCGCTGCTGATGCAGCAGGATGGCAAACCGATCTCGCTGGGACGGCGAAAGGTGTCAGAGCCGTCTGAGCTCGACAGCCTGCTCGCCGAATCGGCAGCGGCGATGCAGGGACAGGCCGGTACGATCCTCACCTCATGGAAGGGCGATACGTACTCCTTTTCCTATGCGGGCATGAAGCGGATTGGCAGTATATGGAGCGTAGCCTCTGCTGTACCGCTGGCACATATGACACAGCCCGTTCAGACAATGTCACGCATCATCCTCGGGATCAGCTGCCTTGGGCTCATGCTTGCGGTGCTGCTGTCCTGGTTGGCGTACCGCCAAATGCATGAGCCGTTCCGCCGGCTCGCCCACCAGCTGACGGGCAAACCGAGCAGGGCGGCTAACGTTCTCGAAGATATCGCCAGCGAGTGGCAAAACCTCAGCCGGGAGAGCCGAAACCTGCAGGAGAGGATCGACCGGCAGCTGCCGACGCTGCGCGAGAGCTTCCTGCTGCAGCTGGTACAGGGACACTTATATTATTTGCAGGAAGATGAGCTGGTCCAGAGAATGGAGCAGTATGGCTGGGATGTGCGGGACCGTGTATTTGCCGCCATGGTCCTGCAGGTGCACGGATTGTATGGGAATGAAGGACGTTTCTCGGCCAGAGATGAGCAGCTGGTTACCTTCTCGGCGGCCAATGTTGCAGAGGAGCTGACTGGTGGCATGGGGCTCGAGGCCAGCGTTATCAATTTTCAGGATCTTACGGTAGGTCTGCTCCTGCGCTTTCCGGTGGAGTCGGGGCAGGAAGGACAGATGTCCATGCTCTATCCCTTGGCAGAAGAGCTGACCTCTACGCTGCATAGCCTTCTGAAGGTTGAAATCACCGTCTGTGTAGGCAATTCGACCCGGACGCTGCGTGAACTCCCGCAGTTGTTTGATGATGCCCGCAGCGCGCTGAGTCATCGCATGCTGGGTGAACCCCAGCAGATTCTCGTCGTCGAGGAAGTCATGCCGGCGGGACCCGAGGCGATTACCTATCCGTTCGAGACGGAGAAAGCGCTGCTGCACGCGGTGAAGATGGGGCTGGATGAAGAGGCGGACGAGCTGCTGGACCATTACACTGCGCAGCTCAAAGCGTTGGCCGGCAAGGAGATCGAAGTTCGGCTGGGGCTGCTGCAGCTGTGCGGGAATGTGCAGCACACCATGATGCAGGGGGGCTATAATCCCCTTGCGCTTACCGGCGGAACAGTTCTTTGGGAAGAACTTGCGGACGTGCGCGATCCGCTGGCTATAGTCGACTGGCTGAAGCAGCGGCTGCTGCGGCCCTACATGAGTAAGCTGCACGGCTCGCAGAACCGGCAGTTGAAACAGCTGGTGGAGAAGGTGCTGGAGACCATTCATGCCAGCTACATGAATGATATCTCGCTGGAATACTGCGCGGATCTGCACGGAACCTATTCCAAACGGCTGAGCATCGGGTTCAAGCAGGTGACAGGGCAGACCTTCATCGACTATTTGACCCGGTATCGGCTGGGACAGGCCAAGCAGCTGCTGACGGAAACGGATGAGACCATAGGCGAGATCGCGCTGAAGGTAGGCTACCAGCCGCCCTATTTCAACCGGCTGTTCAAAAAGTATGAAGGCGTGACACCGGGTCAGTACAGGGAGCAGCAGGGACGTTAGGATAGACGGAAGGAGGGGTCTGAATTGGATTATGAGTTTTTGAATGGCTTCAGTCCGAAGCTGCTCGATGTAGTGGTACGGGATGCGGCCTTCTGGGCTCAATCGGATTACCGTCTGCTGCGGGAGCGGACCCGTCTTCATATTCTGGCCTTCGTGCATCGGGGCGAGGGGACGCTGAGTGTCGACGGAAAGGAGTGGCGGCTGCGTCCTCATACTTTATTTCAGGTATGGCCCGGCCAGCGTATGCAGATCGAAACTTCACGGGAGCAGCCGGTCTGTTTTTACTCCGTTCATTACCAATACGGTCTCCTGCAGTGGGAGGGAGTTAAGGCCCAGTGGCGGGAGGCCGAGGGACCGCTGCCCTTCGGGGATCTGCTCGCGTGTATGGGCAGTCCGGAGCTCCACGAAGTGTTCGAACGCATGTACAGGGTCTGGGGCGGCAAGGACGCGGGGTACGAGTGGGATGTGAAGGTCCGATTTCTGGAGGCCGTGCGGCTCGCGGCTGCCGGCAGCGTGATGAGCAGATCCGCAGAGGATGCGGATGGGGCCGCAGCCGTGCGGGAGGCAATCTCCTACATGAAAACGCATTATCAGCAGGAGCTATCCCGTGATCTCATGGCACAGCATGTGGGTCTATCTCCCGCATATTTCTCCAGTTTATTCAAAAAGCAGACGGGGACCTCACCCATCCGGTATTTGAATCGGCTCCGGCTGGACCGTGCCAAGCAGCTTCTCCGGCAGAGTGGAATGCCGGTAAAACAGGTCTCGGAGGAGGTCGGGTTCCTGGATTCGTTCTATTTTACACGACTGTTTACGAAGGAAACGGGCATGTCTCCACGGGAATACCGTAAGGCTTGATCATCGAACAAAAATCCAGATATATCGAAGGATTCTGCATGTACGACAGGTCCTTTTTCTTTTATCATGAAGCCAAGAACAACATGAAAAAAGAAGGGGCTGCAGCATATGGAACTTCAGGATGATGTAAATAAGAAGCCGCGTATGATTGATGCGGATGTGCATAATGCGATAGGGAAGGCGCAGGATCTGCTGCCTTATTTGCCGAAGGCCTGGCATGATCAGTGGCTGGCGGTAGGACCCGGCTATGGCGGAGGCTGGTATTCGCCCATTGGGGTCATGCGCAAGGATGCGGCCCAGCCAGACGGTGGAGTACCCGGCAGCGATCCCCAGTTCATGCTGAAGCATCACTTTGAGAAGTGGGGCATTGATTATGGGGTTCTCACGGGCTCCGGCATTCTGGGCGTTTCCCTGAATCCGGATCCGGACTTTGGCAATGCGGTGGCCAGTGCATACAATGATTGGCTTGTGGAAACGTGGCTTAAGGCATCTCCCGTATTCAAGGGCTCGATACTCGTGAATCATGCGGACCCTCAGGCGGCAGCGCAGGAGATTGACCGGATGGCCAACAACAAGGACATGGTGCAGGTCATTATGTGCAGCGGTTCACGCATGCTCTACGGGCAGCGGTTCTTCCACCCGATCTATGAAGCGGCGGAGCGCAACGGACTGCCGGTGGCCGTGCATCCGGGAACGGAAGGCCGTGGAATCGCCGGTGCGCCGACGCCGTCCGGTTACCCGACCAGGTACATGGAATGGCATAATATTTTGCCGATCAATTACATGGCTCATGTGAACAGTCTGGTCTGTGAAGGCGTGTTCGAGAAGTTCCCGGGGCTGAAATTCGTTGCCATCGAAGGAGGAATTGCCTGGGCGCCCCACCTCATGTGGCGGATGGACAAGAACTACAAGGCGCTGCGTGACCAGGTGCCTTGGCTGAAGCGGCTGCCATCGGAATACATTCGGCAGCATGTGTACTTCACGACGCAGCCGATCGAAGAGCCGGATCGTCCGGAGCAGTTAAATCAGATTCTCGATATGGTGGGAGCCGACCATGCGGTGATGTTCTCGTCCGATTACCCCCACTGGGACTTCGACAACCCTAAGGTCGTGCTGCAGCCGATCCGCCGGGAGCTGCGTCAGAAAATTTTGTGCGACAATGCCATGAACTTGTACAGGCTGTTTGAGCGGTCGTCACCTGCCGGCGCGGCTCTCATTCGAGAGGAGGCGTAACCCATGGCGCTGGAAAAACAGCAGAGTGCGAACCTAAGCACAGGCAGGGCCGCAGGAAAGACCAGATACCGGGTATGCTCCGTTCAGGATGTGCCTGAGGGTGGACGCCTGATCGTGACGGTGAAAAACATGGAGCTCGGCATTTTCCATACCGGCGGACAGTGGTATGCCTGGCGCAACGTCTGTCCCCATGCCGCGGCTCCGGTCTGCGAAGGTGTGGTCTGCGGAACCCGGCTGCCGTCCATGGTATATGAATATGAATACGGCCGTGATCGCGAGGTACTCCGCTGCCCATGGCACGGATGGGAGTTCGACCTGCTTACGGGCAAGCATTTGGCCGATGAGAGCGGAATGAAGCTGCGCGGCTTCGAAGTCGAGATTGACGGTGGAGAAGTCTACGTTCTCACCTAATGGGTTGATCGATATAAAAGGCCTTTCCCCTGGCAGATAAATTTCTTCCGGGGCAGGGCTTCTTCCATTTCTAAATCCGGGTGGAAACCGTTGGAGGAGAGATCACGTGACAGCGAAAATAGGGATGGTGCAGGTAACGGCAGCGCAGGCTGTACTGCCGGCAGGAAAACGGATTCCCGCAGGGTGGAATGCTGCAGCAGTAGGCCCGGGAGCAGCCCGGACCCAGATCGCTTGGCATCTCGGGCGTGTAAGCGGAAGAGCACGGCTGCGGCTGAGCGCTGCGGTGGATATTCGTGAGGAGAAGCTGATCGAGGTTAGGTTGGGAGATTCCGGTGAGCGTATAGGATGCTTCGATATCCGGTTTGCAAATGTATTTCAGCCGCATGAGATCAGACTGACAGAGAAGCAGGCGCAGGCGGCTGTACAGGAAGGTATAGAGCTGCAGCTCGTGCAGGGAAAAGAGCCGTTCTGGTTCCTCACGGAAGCACCACGGGGGCTGGAAACGGAGGCTGATCTGCTGCTCCCCCATCTGCTGTGCGAAGAGAGGCTGGAGGGGAGTCCGCTCCAGCATTTCTATAAGACCATGGCTTCGGTCTCTTCCATCCAGCCGTTCGGCTGGATGGAAGGCTGTGTGCTGGACGGACTGCTCGATCTGCATGAGGCATGCCAGGAGGAGGCATTCCGCTCTGCTGCAGCCACGCACATCCGGTTATTTCAGGGTGAAGATGGCAGGCTGTCCTACGAAAATCCGCGAAGCGAGCCTGTCGAGCATACCGTGTACGGTATGGAGGGAACGCTGCCGTTCGCGGGGATGATGAGGTTGTGGGGACAACATCCCTTGATAGAGCCCGCACTGAACTTCTGGAGAGAATCCCAGGATCAACAGGGGCACATTCTGGACGGAGGCATGCTGTCCGCCGAAGGAAGCTATACGGTAGCTTATCCGATGGCCTTGGCGGCCCGGTTCTATGAAGGGAACTGGAGAACCCTGGCTCTGAAGCAGCTGAAGGTTCGGGCCGAGCGGTTGGTCGTGGATGGACAGCTGTACCTGCGGCTGCATGAGGATGGCAGCCGCAGCTTCAAAAATTGGGCACGGGCGCATGCCTGGTATTTGCTGGGCCTCGTACGAACCTTGGACGCCCTGGGGCACGGTGAGGATACAGCCGAGCACGAGCGGGAGCTTGAACGCGCCCTGAAGGCGGCGCTGGCCTGGCAGCGGGCAGACGGATTATGGAGCGTGTTCATTGACCAGCCTGCCGGACGGGCTGATGCGTCCGGCTCGGCGGGCATCGCTGCGGCTGCTGCCCTGGCGGTTCGAGGCGGTTGGTTCAGCATGAATGACCTGCAGCGGCTCTTTCGCACCCGTGACGCGCTGGTTGGATCTCTGACCCCGGATGGCATTCTGCCCGGCGTGGCACAGGGGAATAAGGGAGGAGTGGAGCTGCAGCAGGGGGACTACCGGGTCATGTCGCAGATGGGCATGGGACTCCTGGGGCAGCTGCTGGCTGCACTCCCAGAATAATAGAATTGTTATACTTTCATGCTGTTTTCTGATATCCCTCATCCCTCCCGCGATGTAAGCTAAAGACAAGATTTTATCCGCAATCAACGGAGGTTTACAGATGCAGCAGAAGCTTTTTCCTTTATCAAGTCCTTTTTTCATCGGCACGAATTATTGGGCTTCGCACGCGGGAACGGCGATGTGGTCCGATTGGCGTCCGGAAGTAGTAGAGCAGGATCTGCAGAGGTTGTCCGAAGCAGGCCTGGAGGTGCTGAGGGTATTTCCCTTGTGGCCGGATTTTCAGCCGATTGATCAGCTATACGGCGGATCAGGTCAACCTATGGGCTGCCGGCACGGCGAGCAGCGGCTGAGTGATGATGCGGCCGGACGCGCAGGGGTATCTACCCTCATGATGGGTCGGTTCGCCGAGTTTCTGGCTATCGCTTCGAAACATGGTTTCAAGGTTATTGTCGGCCTGATCACGGGCTGGATGAGCGGACGCCTATTCGTTCCGAATGCCTTGAAGGGCAAGTCGATCCTAACAGACCCGGATGCCATACGCTGGCAAATCCGGTTTGTGAAATATTTTATCAGTCAGACCCGGTCCGAGGAGAGTATTATTGCGTGGGATCTTGGAAATGAATGCAACTGTATGGGAGAAGTGGCGTCTCGGGAAGAGGCCTGGATGTGGACATCGTCCATCTCGAATGCGATCAAATCCACAGACAGCACCAGACCGCTCATTTCGGGAATGCACAGCCTTACGCCAACCGGGAAATGGACGATGCAGGATCAGGGTGAGCTGACCGATATTCTGACGACGCATCCTTACCCTTTCTGGACCCCGTACCTTGATTATGACCCGATCAACACGGTCCGCCCTATTCTCCACGCTGCAGCTGAGAGCCTGTTCTACGGTCAGATCGGTGAGAAGCCTTGTTTCGCCGAAGAGCAGGGGACCATGGGACCCATGGTCTGCAGCGAACAGGTCGCTGCGGCCTTCGGCAGAGCGAGCATGCTGACGCAGTGGGCTCATGGACTTCCCGGCCTGCTCTGGTGGTGCGCGAACGATCAGACCAAGCTGATGACGGCTCCGTATGATTGGGTGGCTTGTGAAGGAGAGCTCGGACTGATGACGGAGGAGGGGCGCGTGAAGCCGGTTCTGCAGGAGCTGGGAAGGCTGAAGCGCATGATTGCGGAGCTGCCGTTCGGGGAGCTGCCGGAGAGAACGGTGGAAGCCGTCTGCATCCTGAACAGCGGGCAGGATCACTGGGCGGCGGCTCTCGGCTCCTTTCTCCTCGCCAAGCAGGCGGGATTCGACCTGAACTTTCAGTTCGAGGACCAGCCCATCCGGGATTCCGAGCTGTACCTGCT containing:
- a CDS encoding carbohydrate ABC transporter permease → MIRSTTDRLFDGAIIAALVLIGLLMLFPFYYVFVVSFTSPVEYLRKGLVLLPEQWTLTSYRYLLSNNVFIKATGVSAFLATAGTALSLLVTAGGAYALSRKRLQGRRTLLILILMTTLFNPGLIPPYLLVRELHLINSIWALILPVLTSGWYVILMKGFFESIPDELEEAAKIDGASDIGIFWRIILPLSLPSLAAFGLFYAVAYWNTFFFAVLYINKPDLRPLQIVLQQLLIDNSSSSSGEFANQLSGEIQIPTDTLKMAAIMISTGPILLVYPLLQKHFAKGVMVGSIKG
- a CDS encoding ABC transporter permease, with the translated sequence MDLQVQQNRTAAPHTNQRSRLKTIGRGLIRDRALYLIASPMLLYFLIFKYVPMWGVLIAFKNYTPFVGFMKSEWVGLEHFYRFFSNEAFILLLRNTLAINFLNLALFFPLPILLSLMLNEARREWIKRTIQSIIYLPHFLSWVVIAGITYLLLSTSDGIINKLLAAAGFAKFDFLTNESVFWLLLTFQSIWKEAGWGTVIFLAAITSVDPQQYEAARIDGAGRLRQMWHVTLPAIRNVIIILLILRVGHMMDVGFEQVYLMMNGAVSNVADVFDTYVYRSGIQQAQFSYSTAVGLFKSIVGVILVVITNRLAKKFGEDGVY
- a CDS encoding Rieske (2Fe-2S) protein, which gives rise to MALEKQQSANLSTGRAAGKTRYRVCSVQDVPEGGRLIVTVKNMELGIFHTGGQWYAWRNVCPHAAAPVCEGVVCGTRLPSMVYEYEYGRDREVLRCPWHGWEFDLLTGKHLADESGMKLRGFEVEIDGGEVYVLT
- a CDS encoding glycoside hydrolase family 88 protein produces the protein MTAKIGMVQVTAAQAVLPAGKRIPAGWNAAAVGPGAARTQIAWHLGRVSGRARLRLSAAVDIREEKLIEVRLGDSGERIGCFDIRFANVFQPHEIRLTEKQAQAAVQEGIELQLVQGKEPFWFLTEAPRGLETEADLLLPHLLCEERLEGSPLQHFYKTMASVSSIQPFGWMEGCVLDGLLDLHEACQEEAFRSAAATHIRLFQGEDGRLSYENPRSEPVEHTVYGMEGTLPFAGMMRLWGQHPLIEPALNFWRESQDQQGHILDGGMLSAEGSYTVAYPMALAARFYEGNWRTLALKQLKVRAERLVVDGQLYLRLHEDGSRSFKNWARAHAWYLLGLVRTLDALGHGEDTAEHERELERALKAALAWQRADGLWSVFIDQPAGRADASGSAGIAAAAALAVRGGWFSMNDLQRLFRTRDALVGSLTPDGILPGVAQGNKGGVELQQGDYRVMSQMGMGLLGQLLAALPE
- a CDS encoding glycoside hydrolase 5 family protein, which encodes MQQKLFPLSSPFFIGTNYWASHAGTAMWSDWRPEVVEQDLQRLSEAGLEVLRVFPLWPDFQPIDQLYGGSGQPMGCRHGEQRLSDDAAGRAGVSTLMMGRFAEFLAIASKHGFKVIVGLITGWMSGRLFVPNALKGKSILTDPDAIRWQIRFVKYFISQTRSEESIIAWDLGNECNCMGEVASREEAWMWTSSISNAIKSTDSTRPLISGMHSLTPTGKWTMQDQGELTDILTTHPYPFWTPYLDYDPINTVRPILHAAAESLFYGQIGEKPCFAEEQGTMGPMVCSEQVAAAFGRASMLTQWAHGLPGLLWWCANDQTKLMTAPYDWVACEGELGLMTEEGRVKPVLQELGRLKRMIAELPFGELPERTVEAVCILNSGQDHWAAALGSFLLAKQAGFDLNFQFEDQPIRDSELYLLPCVSGVNGVPKQRWEELLHKVREGAALYLSVEDGYLLNFAELTGLTVENRSRRAKETEVSFEGAVGEVRIPLASPFRLEYRADQAEVLGRETADGNVAFSKASYGRGTVYFFSLPVELEMTRRAETAYRPDEIPYWSVYELISREQRSKRATAALDPFVGVTEHKMGEHTIVAVLINYSPDARTTELTVREDWTLEKAYYGAFPESAGSGTYKVALPPNEAIVLELGRQ
- a CDS encoding amidohydrolase family protein — its product is MELQDDVNKKPRMIDADVHNAIGKAQDLLPYLPKAWHDQWLAVGPGYGGGWYSPIGVMRKDAAQPDGGVPGSDPQFMLKHHFEKWGIDYGVLTGSGILGVSLNPDPDFGNAVASAYNDWLVETWLKASPVFKGSILVNHADPQAAAQEIDRMANNKDMVQVIMCSGSRMLYGQRFFHPIYEAAERNGLPVAVHPGTEGRGIAGAPTPSGYPTRYMEWHNILPINYMAHVNSLVCEGVFEKFPGLKFVAIEGGIAWAPHLMWRMDKNYKALRDQVPWLKRLPSEYIRQHVYFTTQPIEEPDRPEQLNQILDMVGADHAVMFSSDYPHWDFDNPKVVLQPIRRELRQKILCDNAMNLYRLFERSSPAGAALIREEA
- a CDS encoding helix-turn-helix domain-containing protein, with amino-acid sequence MWKQRDGHKRFIIAVVSACLPAAIIGILVYVLGTRSIEAEVNKSRQNQVAYATERIDSNLTHLESSIAQWSFKLSLGTTFGRLDLGNDYNDVQTLYQSLTWVKASDPLIEEVSLYLDRQEVLIRDTTGIVKITSPGELAYYKELSARQRDIYWAERYTQTTNSAPYMLVLRLPGGLVQSEAVLLVEVSAKQIDRLIGELESGGTGAALLMQQDGKPISLGRRKVSEPSELDSLLAESAAAMQGQAGTILTSWKGDTYSFSYAGMKRIGSIWSVASAVPLAHMTQPVQTMSRIILGISCLGLMLAVLLSWLAYRQMHEPFRRLAHQLTGKPSRAANVLEDIASEWQNLSRESRNLQERIDRQLPTLRESFLLQLVQGHLYYLQEDELVQRMEQYGWDVRDRVFAAMVLQVHGLYGNEGRFSARDEQLVTFSAANVAEELTGGMGLEASVINFQDLTVGLLLRFPVESGQEGQMSMLYPLAEELTSTLHSLLKVEITVCVGNSTRTLRELPQLFDDARSALSHRMLGEPQQILVVEEVMPAGPEAITYPFETEKALLHAVKMGLDEEADELLDHYTAQLKALAGKEIEVRLGLLQLCGNVQHTMMQGGYNPLALTGGTVLWEELADVRDPLAIVDWLKQRLLRPYMSKLHGSQNRQLKQLVEKVLETIHASYMNDISLEYCADLHGTYSKRLSIGFKQVTGQTFIDYLTRYRLGQAKQLLTETDETIGEIALKVGYQPPYFNRLFKKYEGVTPGQYREQQGR
- a CDS encoding AraC family transcriptional regulator, translated to MDYEFLNGFSPKLLDVVVRDAAFWAQSDYRLLRERTRLHILAFVHRGEGTLSVDGKEWRLRPHTLFQVWPGQRMQIETSREQPVCFYSVHYQYGLLQWEGVKAQWREAEGPLPFGDLLACMGSPELHEVFERMYRVWGGKDAGYEWDVKVRFLEAVRLAAAGSVMSRSAEDADGAAAVREAISYMKTHYQQELSRDLMAQHVGLSPAYFSSLFKKQTGTSPIRYLNRLRLDRAKQLLRQSGMPVKQVSEEVGFLDSFYFTRLFTKETGMSPREYRKA